ACGGTGAGTATGTGGAGAAAGAAGAGGAAATCGGCCCGGCGATCGCCCGCGCCTACGCCAGCGGAAAAGTCGGCGTGGTGCACGTGTGCATCGACCCGAAGGCCAACTCCGAGGAGATGCCGAAGTACGACCGATTCAGGACCTGGTACGCCGAAGGCACCCAATAACCCACCCGGATTGAGGAGGATGTGATCATGCGCGAATATCTGAAGTTCTACATCGATGGCCAGTGGGTGGATCCGGTCGAGCTGCGGACGCTCGACGTCGACAACCCGACGCTCGAGCAGGTCGGCGGCACGATCGCCATCGGCAGCGACGCCGACGTGGACAAGGCGGTGAAGGCGGCCCGCAGGGCATTCGGCACGTGGTCGGTCAGCTCCAAGGAAGACCGCCTCGACGTCTTGCAGACGATCCTCGACGAGTACCAGAAACGTCTGAAGGATCTCGCTGATGCGGTGCACGAGGAGATGGGCGCACCTCCGACACTGGCCGCGGGGCCGCAGGTGATGATGGGTCTCGGCCACCTCTCGACCGCCATCGACGTGCTGAAGAACTACAGCTTCGAAACCGAGCGCGGCCAGACCATGGTGGTCAAGGAGCCGGTCGGGGTGTGTGGCCTCATCACGCCGTGGAACTGGCCGATCAACCAGATCGCCTGCAAGGTGTTCCCGGCCCTGGCTGCCGGTTGCACCATGGTGCTCAAACCGTCGGAGGTCGCGCCGTTCTCCGGGCAGATCTTCACCGAGATCATGGACGCCGCAGGGCTTCCCGCCGGTGTCTACAACATGGTCTTCGGTGACGGGCCGGGCGTCGGCGCCGCGCTGTCCAGCCATCCCGGCATCGACATGGTGTCGTTCACCGGCTCGACCCGGGCCGGCATCGAGGTGGCGCGCAACGCCGCCCCCAGCGTCAAGCGGGTCAGCCAGGAACTGGGCGGAAAGAGCCCCAACATCGTGCTCGACGACGAGGCGTTCGGCCAGAGCGTGGCGGCCGGCGTCGCAGTGATGATGATGAATTCCGGGCAGAGCTGTAATGCACCGTCGCGCATGCTGGTCCCGAAGTCGCGAATGGACGAAGCGGTGGCGGTGGCGAAGGCCACCGCCGAGGGCGTCAAGGTCGGCGACCTGTCCGACAGTTCGGCCATCGGGCCGGTGGCCTCCCGCATGCAGTTCGAGAAGGTCC
This is a stretch of genomic DNA from Mycobacterium sp. ELW1. It encodes these proteins:
- a CDS encoding aldehyde dehydrogenase family protein, producing MREYLKFYIDGQWVDPVELRTLDVDNPTLEQVGGTIAIGSDADVDKAVKAARRAFGTWSVSSKEDRLDVLQTILDEYQKRLKDLADAVHEEMGAPPTLAAGPQVMMGLGHLSTAIDVLKNYSFETERGQTMVVKEPVGVCGLITPWNWPINQIACKVFPALAAGCTMVLKPSEVAPFSGQIFTEIMDAAGLPAGVYNMVFGDGPGVGAALSSHPGIDMVSFTGSTRAGIEVARNAAPSVKRVSQELGGKSPNIVLDDEAFGQSVAAGVAVMMMNSGQSCNAPSRMLVPKSRMDEAVAVAKATAEGVKVGDLSDSSAIGPVASRMQFEKVQGLIEKGIAEGATVVAGGPGRPEGLDTGYYVRPTVFADVNNDMTIAREEIFGPVLCILGYDDLDQAVEIGNDTDYGLYGYVSGADLDQARALARRIRAGAVAINHAFDIKAPFGGYKTSGNGREWGEEGFADFLETKAILGYAPVGTGE